Genomic segment of Roseofilum capinflatum BLCC-M114:
ATTCCCCGTCGCATCATAAAACCGCAGCCATCGCCGTTCGATTCCTTTATGACTTCCTTGCCACAATCTCAATCCTAATCCCAACTCTTCTAACCACAATTGACTATTCCTGATCTCTATCTCTTGATAGCGACTTCCTTGCAATTGAAAAGCTCTAAAATAGTCCTGTTCCCGTTCATAAACAATATAGTATGGCACTCGTAGCAATTCTTCGTAAACTTCCCATTTGGTTGGCGGTTTATTCTCTTTACGAGTCGTTTGTCCCAAGTCTTCTTGTTGGGTACTCGGTGATAACAGTTCTACCACCATAAACGGATTCACTTCTTCTTGCCAGACCACATAACTCATCCGTAAGTCTCTCTGTTCGTAGAGTCGAGAGACTCCCACGACTCCAAACCAGTCCGGACGCTTGTATCGGTTAGTATTCTCTACATCGTAGTAGAGATTCAAATCCATGGCTGAAAATACCTGCTCTGGGGGATAGGTCGATGGTTGAAAGGTTTGCTCTAACAGTTGAGCTTGTATGGGATGATATTGGTCTGGCAAACCTGACTCTCCTACTTCTTCACTCGGTAAGTCGTACATGGTGGGTAGGTCTTCTCTTTTGGGGGTGCGAGAGATTTTGCTTGGCTTTGGGGTTAGATTAACCATTTTGCTCAATAAAGTGCTTTTGTTCTATACTATCGCTTTAAGAACGGTATTTATGGGATATTCAAGGAAAGGGTGGAATCCGGTATTCCCTATTCCCTATTCCCTATTCCCTATTCCCTATTCCCTATTCCCTATTCCCATGACCACCATTTTTATCAGTACCGGTGAAGTTTCAGGAGATTTGCAAGGCGCTTTGTTGGTGGAAGCGTTGTATCGTTATGGTCGCCAAAATGGTTTGGATCTCGACATTGTGGCGTTGGGAGGAGAACGCATGGCTGATGCGGGGGCGAAATTGTTGGGAAAAACTACGGGAATTGGTTCTGTGGGACTGTTGGAAGCTTTGCCTTTTGTGTTGCCGACGCTGAAAATTCAGGAGGGAGTGAAGCGCTATTTACGGCAATATCCCCCGGATATGATTATTTTGATTGATTATATGGGGCCGAATTTGAGTATTGGGAGTTATTTAC
This window contains:
- a CDS encoding Uma2 family endonuclease, producing MVNLTPKPSKISRTPKREDLPTMYDLPSEEVGESGLPDQYHPIQAQLLEQTFQPSTYPPEQVFSAMDLNLYYDVENTNRYKRPDWFGVVGVSRLYEQRDLRMSYVVWQEEVNPFMVVELLSPSTQQEDLGQTTRKENKPPTKWEVYEELLRVPYYIVYEREQDYFRAFQLQGSRYQEIEIRNSQLWLEELGLGLRLWQGSHKGIERRWLRFYDATGNLIPTEAEERERERQEKERERQEKEQAQTALQELRDRLIAMGLDPDNLPNDR